From the genome of Chloroflexota bacterium, one region includes:
- a CDS encoding MBL fold metallo-hydrolase translates to MKAKLLSQSVGPWPMNTYVVICEETATSAVIDPGAEVESILALTAGTRIDKILLTHGHFDHVDALDELLETVPAPVYLHPADAEKFGLEFNTPLADGLHIPVGNLTLRAIHAPGHTPGQICFDLGDGRVISGDTIFVGGPGKTWSATEFAQTMHTMQTIAFAWPDETQFFPGHGPSGIIGQERPAFETFLARGWDENLFGDVTWA, encoded by the coding sequence ATGAAAGCCAAACTCCTCTCCCAAAGCGTCGGCCCCTGGCCGATGAACACCTACGTTGTGATCTGCGAAGAAACCGCCACAAGCGCCGTGATTGACCCCGGCGCAGAAGTGGAGAGCATTTTAGCGCTGACCGCCGGAACGCGCATCGACAAGATTTTGCTCACACACGGGCATTTCGATCATGTGGACGCGCTGGACGAATTGTTGGAAACTGTGCCCGCGCCGGTGTATCTACACCCGGCGGACGCCGAGAAATTTGGCCTGGAATTCAATACTCCGCTCGCGGATGGGTTGCACATCCCGGTGGGGAATCTCACCCTCCGAGCCATACACGCGCCCGGCCACACCCCCGGACAGATTTGCTTCGACCTCGGCGATGGACGCGTCATTTCGGGCGACACCATCTTCGTCGGTGGCCCCGGCAAAACCTGGTCAGCGACAGAATTCGCCCAGACCATGCACACCATGCAAACCATCGCCTTCGCCTGGCCCGATGAGACGCAATTCTTCCCCGGCCACGGCCCCAGCGGAATTATCGGCCAGGAGCGCCCGGCCTTTGAAACTTTCCTGGCCCGCGGCTGGGATGAAAATCTCTTCGGCGATGTAACCTGGGCCTAA
- a CDS encoding DUF1624 domain-containing protein has product MNRKPDRLLSLDALRGWIIALMALDHANHFIAQQHSSGEYWGGAFPVYQDTLAFLTRFITHLSAPGFFFLMGTALLLFAHARKQQGWGQWAIIRHFMLRGGLLMALQLLIINRAWELSPSGWGLDIYIGVLFALGGTMIMASLMLWLKPKYLLALTVVFFLATELLTPNPHQWNQSFSITQQLLWIPGGNLNLWVNYPVLPWLKLVTFGMLFGHWIVSNPRLAFKRALWLGITFLLAFGALRALDGFGNIRPRADNTWIAFLNVVKYPPSLTFTLLTTGINLIILWLLNQFGDKLRYLRQPLAVFGQVPLLFYVSHLFLYAALGLWFTPHGTSLPIMYLYWLAGLAILYPLCLGYGRFKQQQSANSIWRFL; this is encoded by the coding sequence ATGAATAGGAAACCTGATCGGCTTCTATCTTTGGATGCATTGCGCGGCTGGATTATCGCCCTCATGGCGCTCGACCATGCCAATCATTTCATCGCCCAACAACATTCCTCGGGCGAGTATTGGGGAGGTGCCTTTCCCGTCTATCAGGATACACTGGCTTTTCTGACACGCTTCATCACACACCTATCTGCCCCAGGCTTCTTCTTCCTAATGGGCACAGCCCTGCTGCTCTTCGCCCACGCCCGCAAGCAGCAGGGCTGGGGTCAATGGGCTATCATCAGGCATTTCATGCTCCGTGGCGGATTATTGATGGCACTGCAATTATTGATAATCAATCGCGCCTGGGAACTCTCTCCTTCCGGCTGGGGTTTGGACATCTATATTGGCGTGTTATTTGCATTGGGCGGCACGATGATAATGGCAAGCCTGATGCTATGGCTTAAACCGAAGTATCTCCTCGCCCTAACCGTTGTATTCTTCCTGGCAACCGAGTTGCTAACCCCCAATCCCCATCAATGGAATCAATCTTTTTCAATCACCCAGCAATTGCTATGGATCCCCGGTGGAAATCTGAATTTGTGGGTGAATTATCCCGTACTTCCTTGGCTGAAGTTGGTCACTTTCGGGATGCTCTTTGGCCACTGGATTGTGTCGAACCCCCGTCTGGCCTTCAAACGAGCGCTTTGGCTCGGGATTACGTTCCTGCTGGCCTTTGGCGCGTTGCGCGCACTTGACGGCTTTGGCAATATCCGCCCCCGCGCAGACAACACCTGGATCGCTTTCCTAAACGTGGTCAAATACCCGCCTAGTCTGACCTTTACATTGTTAACCACTGGCATCAATCTGATTATTCTGTGGCTATTGAACCAGTTTGGCGACAAACTCCGATACCTCCGCCAGCCCCTGGCCGTATTTGGACAGGTGCCACTATTATTTTACGTGAGCCATCTTTTCTTGTATGCTGCGCTGGGTCTCTGGTTCACACCCCACGGTACGAGCCTCCCGATAATGTATCTCTACTGGCTGGCTGGATTGGCAATCCTGTATCCCCTATGTCTGGGATACGGACGGTTCAAACAGCAGCAATCTGCAAATTCGATTTGGCGTTTTCTA
- a CDS encoding (Fe-S)-binding protein, whose protein sequence is MLTLPEKVIFTLAVVASGYSTWRGIQRVIAIISQGHGNPDWKLIPERLFATLANTLTLRPTWRLRFGVSLLHALVVWGFTYYLLVNLGDVLTAYIPNFHFLGAGLLGNIYRLLADLLSIGVLVGMASLLMRRFVFRPRVLTHAEDILLHPRARKGIQRDSAIVGVFIMLHVGFRFLGESFLLAQSGRVDPWQPFASAVGSLWAGLAPNTISTLVHISFWMALGLILAFMPYFPYSKHIHLFFAPLNFLLKPERRSIGELSALNFEDESIEQFGASTLADLGWEQLMDAYACIMCNRCTEVCPANTTGKVLSPAALEINKRYHLNYDLGADPVPLTEFAISEEAVWACTACGACVDICPVGNEPMRDILDIRRGLVLMENNFPEQWQTAFRGMERTANPWNISPAERMKWADGLDVPTIAENPNPEYLWWVGCAPATDAHAQKTARAFAKILNHAGVNYAVLGEAETCTGDSARRAGNEYLFYELAQGNVATFNEIRPKRILTTCPHCLHTIQNEYPAFGGEYEVVHHTQLINKLMGEGKLKLKVESGKLDVGNPQTSTFNLPPATITFHDPCYLGRQNGITEEPRQTLHSLSLKLVEMPRHGAKSFCCGAGGAQMWKEEEHGSESVNANRFREATATQANVLAVGCPFCLTMMSDAAKDAGNPMQVQDIAEIVAARLIQ, encoded by the coding sequence ATGCTCACCCTTCCCGAAAAAGTTATCTTCACCCTGGCTGTCGTCGCCAGCGGCTACTCCACCTGGCGCGGTATTCAACGCGTGATTGCAATCATCAGCCAGGGGCATGGCAACCCCGACTGGAAGTTGATTCCTGAGCGATTATTCGCGACTCTTGCCAACACGCTCACCCTACGCCCCACCTGGCGTCTGCGCTTCGGGGTCAGTTTGCTGCACGCTTTGGTCGTCTGGGGGTTCACCTACTACCTGCTGGTCAATCTGGGCGATGTGCTCACCGCCTACATCCCTAATTTTCACTTTTTGGGAGCCGGATTATTGGGCAATATTTATCGATTGCTAGCCGACCTGCTTAGCATTGGCGTACTCGTCGGGATGGCTTCCCTGCTGATGCGGCGCTTCGTTTTTCGCCCGCGGGTGCTGACTCACGCCGAAGATATATTGCTCCACCCCAGAGCGAGAAAGGGCATCCAGCGGGATTCGGCCATCGTCGGGGTGTTTATCATGCTGCATGTTGGCTTCCGTTTTTTAGGAGAGTCTTTCCTTCTCGCTCAAAGTGGGCGCGTGGACCCGTGGCAACCTTTTGCCTCCGCGGTCGGTTCCCTGTGGGCAGGGCTGGCCCCAAACACAATCTCAACCCTGGTGCATATCTCCTTCTGGATGGCGCTGGGGCTGATCCTGGCCTTCATGCCCTATTTCCCCTACTCAAAACATATTCACCTGTTTTTTGCCCCACTAAATTTTTTACTGAAACCAGAACGCCGCTCGATTGGCGAGCTTTCGGCGCTCAACTTTGAAGATGAAAGTATTGAGCAGTTTGGCGCATCCACGCTGGCAGACCTGGGCTGGGAACAGCTTATGGATGCCTACGCCTGCATCATGTGCAACCGCTGCACCGAAGTCTGCCCGGCGAATACCACCGGCAAGGTACTCTCTCCAGCGGCGCTCGAAATTAACAAGCGCTATCATTTGAATTATGACCTCGGGGCTGATCCCGTTCCTCTGACTGAATTTGCCATCTCCGAAGAAGCGGTGTGGGCCTGCACAGCCTGCGGTGCCTGTGTGGATATTTGCCCCGTGGGCAACGAGCCAATGCGCGATATTCTCGACATCCGCCGCGGGCTGGTACTGATGGAGAATAATTTCCCCGAACAATGGCAAACCGCTTTCCGCGGCATGGAGCGCACCGCCAACCCGTGGAATATTTCACCCGCCGAGCGTATGAAATGGGCCGATGGCCTGGATGTGCCGACCATCGCCGAAAACCCAAACCCCGAATATTTATGGTGGGTGGGCTGCGCTCCAGCTACCGACGCGCATGCCCAGAAAACGGCCCGCGCCTTTGCCAAAATCCTCAATCACGCTGGGGTAAACTACGCCGTGCTGGGCGAGGCCGAAACCTGTACCGGCGATTCGGCACGCCGCGCCGGGAACGAGTATCTCTTTTACGAACTGGCGCAAGGGAACGTAGCGACGTTTAACGAGATTCGCCCCAAGCGCATACTTACCACCTGCCCGCATTGCCTGCACACCATCCAAAACGAGTACCCCGCCTTTGGCGGCGAGTACGAAGTTGTGCATCATACGCAGTTGATCAATAAGTTGATGGGCGAGGGAAAACTCAAGTTAAAAGTAGAAAGTGGGAAGTTGGATGTGGGAAATCCCCAAACTTCAACTTTCAACCTCCCGCCTGCTACCATCACTTTCCACGACCCCTGCTATCTCGGACGGCAAAACGGCATCACCGAGGAACCGCGCCAGACACTCCATAGCTTATCCCTCAAATTGGTTGAGATGCCGCGCCACGGAGCGAAATCGTTCTGTTGTGGCGCGGGCGGCGCGCAGATGTGGAAAGAAGAAGAGCATGGCAGCGAAAGCGTCAACGCCAATCGTTTCCGCGAGGCCACTGCCACCCAGGCCAATGTACTGGCCGTGGGCTGCCCCTTCTGCCTGACGATGATGAGTGACGCCGCCAAAGATGCTGGCAACCCGATGCAAGTGCAAGACATCGCCGAGATCGTTGCCGCACGGCTCATACAGTAA
- the pgl gene encoding 6-phosphogluconolactonase, producing MAIIQTYPTPDDLARAATELFVTLAQESIRDHGHFSVALAGGSTPRAMYQNLATIEFAQQVNWERVHVFWGDERCVPPDSEDSNYRMAHDAFLKVVAIPSENIHRIHGEAKPHQAAQDYQTAMRKFFAPKPTRFDLIFLGMGDDGHTASIFPGTPAVHEDEKLVMAQYVEKLGSWRITFTPALINAAANVAFLVSGEKKAYRLRQVIVGRYQPNELPAQIIRPAVGKLRWLLDEAAGIHLS from the coding sequence ATGGCAATCATTCAAACCTACCCCACCCCCGATGATCTCGCCCGCGCCGCCACGGAATTATTCGTCACGCTGGCTCAGGAATCGATCCGCGATCACGGGCATTTCTCCGTTGCCCTGGCCGGAGGCTCTACGCCGCGCGCCATGTATCAAAACCTGGCGACGATCGAGTTTGCCCAGCAAGTTAATTGGGAGCGGGTGCATGTTTTCTGGGGTGATGAACGCTGCGTTCCCCCCGATAGCGAAGACAGCAACTATCGCATGGCCCACGATGCTTTTTTGAAAGTCGTCGCCATCCCATCAGAGAATATCCACCGCATCCACGGCGAAGCCAAACCCCATCAGGCCGCGCAAGATTATCAAACGGCCATGCGCAAATTCTTCGCCCCCAAACCCACCCGCTTCGACCTGATTTTCCTGGGCATGGGTGACGACGGGCACACGGCCTCTATCTTCCCCGGCACTCCCGCCGTTCACGAAGACGAAAAACTGGTCATGGCACAATACGTTGAAAAACTGGGGAGTTGGCGCATCACGTTCACGCCTGCGCTGATCAACGCCGCCGCCAATGTCGCCTTTCTGGTCTCTGGCGAAAAGAAAGCCTACCGTCTGCGGCAAGTCATTGTGGGCCGCTATCAGCCCAACGAGCTTCCCGCCCAAATTATACGTCCTGCCGTCGGCAAATTACGCTGGCTGCTCGATGAAGCCGCAGGAATCCATTTATCATGA
- a CDS encoding L,D-transpeptidase: protein MSKPYYLTPILLITFLLVSVSPAHAAESVCLPGAYPNITSDCLPSGPAQVLTDLASNGFTYPVAPIAASPPDINLTFVPSLYAQVRERNAPVYGTLEDAITGKYSTAASYIDSAFSYISYYQDTVVDGARFYEIDTNAWMTANDVIRVTPPRFQGYTFTRTPAQTFGWVLTYLSQSGYAETKRTPGDANQDYTGHQLNNHDLIWVYGAATIDESEWYLVGPDEWLPESVVARVIPNTTPPEGITTGRWMEVNLFEQTIAVYDNYELVFATLIASGSDPFWTRPGVFQIYEKLDTTPMRGSFEADRSDAYYLEDVPWTMYFDQRRALHGAYWRANLGFPQSHGCVNLAIGDARWLFDWAELGDWVYVWDPSGKTPTDPEFYGEGGA from the coding sequence ATGTCAAAACCCTACTACCTGACCCCCATTCTACTGATAACCTTCTTACTGGTATCCGTATCGCCCGCGCACGCCGCCGAGAGCGTCTGCCTGCCGGGTGCGTACCCCAATATCACCAGCGATTGCCTGCCCTCCGGCCCGGCGCAAGTACTCACCGATCTGGCTTCCAACGGCTTTACCTATCCCGTAGCGCCAATTGCTGCCAGCCCCCCAGATATTAATCTTACCTTTGTACCCTCTCTTTACGCGCAGGTGCGCGAGCGCAATGCCCCGGTGTACGGCACACTTGAAGATGCCATCACCGGAAAGTACAGTACCGCCGCCAGTTATATAGACTCGGCCTTCAGCTATATCTCCTACTATCAAGATACGGTAGTCGATGGGGCGCGTTTTTACGAAATTGATACCAACGCCTGGATGACCGCCAACGATGTCATCCGCGTCACGCCGCCGCGTTTTCAAGGTTATACATTCACCCGCACACCCGCGCAAACCTTCGGCTGGGTATTAACCTATCTCAGTCAGAGCGGATACGCAGAAACCAAACGCACGCCCGGCGATGCCAACCAGGATTACACCGGACATCAACTCAATAATCATGACCTGATCTGGGTATACGGCGCGGCAACCATCGATGAGAGCGAATGGTATTTGGTTGGCCCCGACGAGTGGCTGCCCGAAAGCGTAGTCGCCCGCGTGATCCCCAACACCACCCCGCCCGAAGGCATCACCACTGGGCGCTGGATGGAAGTCAATCTTTTTGAACAGACGATTGCTGTCTACGATAATTACGAACTGGTTTTTGCTACCCTGATTGCTTCTGGTTCGGACCCCTTCTGGACGCGTCCGGGCGTGTTCCAGATTTACGAAAAACTTGATACCACTCCCATGCGCGGCTCCTTCGAGGCCGACCGCTCCGATGCCTACTACCTCGAAGATGTCCCCTGGACGATGTACTTCGACCAGCGCCGCGCTCTGCATGGCGCCTATTGGCGCGCCAACCTGGGCTTCCCTCAGTCGCACGGCTGCGTCAATCTCGCCATCGGTGATGCGCGCTGGCTCTTCGATTGGGCCGAACTCGGCGATTGGGTTTACGTCTGGGACCCCTCCGGTAAAACTCCCACCGACCCCGAATTCTACGGCGAGGGCGGGGCGTGA